The proteins below are encoded in one region of Neisseriales bacterium:
- the gltX gene encoding glutamate--tRNA ligase: MIVRTRFAPSPTGFLHIGSVRTALFSWAFARHHGGQFILRVEDTDQVRSTEASVQAILHGLAYLGLDYDEGPFYQSQHLNRYQEVLKALLHSGHAYYCYCDKVRLEAIRTEQEIRGQKPCYDGHCRPEPGKLVKVNPQIQPVVRFKNPKIGSVVWQDFIKGRIEIQNSELDDLILARPDGMPTYNFCVVVDDWDMGISHVIRGDDHVNNTPRQINILKALNASQPFYAHLPMIFNVFGQKMSKRRDSVNILDYDTQGFLPEALLNYLARLGWSHGDDEFFTMKQFCQWFDLTHVQSAPSRFDHDKLLWLNAQHIKVANDAVLENYVLSRWQKTLPAKSPDLKAVIALLKPRVQTINALVNHCCYFYQRAMPTRQEIATYLTPAALSLLDRFSKVLEHLADWTQQSLHQALLDFCAQEGIKMGQLGMPLRLQVCGTCQTPSIDSVLALIGQQRTIERMQQPFCLPD; encoded by the coding sequence ATGATAGTTCGTACGCGTTTTGCGCCTAGCCCAACTGGTTTTTTGCATATTGGTTCGGTACGAACTGCGCTATTTTCTTGGGCATTTGCACGCCATCATGGCGGTCAGTTTATTTTGCGCGTTGAAGACACTGACCAGGTGCGCTCCACAGAAGCTTCTGTTCAGGCAATTCTTCATGGATTAGCATATCTTGGATTAGATTATGACGAAGGACCATTTTATCAAAGCCAGCACCTTAATCGCTATCAAGAAGTTCTAAAAGCGTTACTTCATTCAGGCCATGCTTACTATTGTTATTGCGACAAAGTGCGTTTAGAGGCTATACGTACTGAGCAAGAAATAAGGGGGCAAAAACCTTGTTATGATGGGCATTGTCGCCCAGAACCAGGCAAGTTGGTTAAAGTTAACCCACAAATACAACCAGTGGTGCGTTTTAAAAACCCTAAAATTGGTTCAGTTGTTTGGCAGGATTTTATTAAAGGGCGTATTGAAATTCAAAACAGTGAATTGGATGACCTGATCCTTGCGCGTCCTGATGGCATGCCTACCTATAACTTTTGCGTGGTGGTGGATGATTGGGATATGGGTATTAGCCATGTGATTCGTGGCGATGATCATGTTAATAATACACCACGCCAAATCAATATTCTCAAAGCACTTAATGCATCGCAACCATTTTATGCCCATTTGCCCATGATATTTAACGTATTTGGCCAAAAAATGTCTAAACGCAGAGATTCGGTGAATATTCTTGATTACGATACTCAAGGTTTTTTACCAGAAGCATTATTAAATTATTTGGCACGTTTGGGTTGGAGTCATGGTGACGATGAATTTTTTACGATGAAGCAATTTTGCCAATGGTTTGACTTGACTCATGTGCAGTCTGCACCCTCTCGTTTTGATCACGACAAACTGTTATGGCTTAATGCACAGCATATTAAAGTGGCAAATGATGCGGTTCTTGAGAACTATGTGTTGTCTCGTTGGCAGAAGACTTTACCAGCTAAGTCGCCTGATCTTAAGGCGGTGATAGCACTGCTTAAGCCTCGTGTACAAACTATTAACGCTTTGGTTAATCATTGCTGCTATTTTTATCAGCGTGCTATGCCGACCCGACAGGAGATAGCAACCTATTTAACGCCAGCAGCCTTGTCGTTGCTTGATCGTTTTTCAAAAGTACTAGAGCATTTAGCAGACTGGACACAGCAATCGCTACATCAAGCGTTATTGGATTTTTGTGCGCAAGAGGGTATTAAAATGGGGCAGCTAGGTATGCCACTACGTTTACAGGTTTGCGGTACCTGTCAGACGCCATCCATTGATTCGGTATTAGCATTAATCGGTCAGCAAAGGACGATTGAGCGCATGCAACAACCTTTTTGTTTGCCTGATTAG
- the rpsI gene encoding 30S ribosomal protein S9, whose translation MNGKYYYGTGRRKSAVARVFLQKGTGNIVVNGQPIEAYFSRETGRMIIHQPLVLTDQLHTFDIKVSVQGSGEMGQAGAIRHGVTRALIDCAPELKPVLSKAGFVTRDGREVERKKVGLHKARRAKQFSKR comes from the coding sequence ATGAATGGTAAGTATTATTACGGTACAGGTCGTCGTAAAAGTGCGGTGGCAAGAGTTTTTCTGCAAAAAGGTACAGGAAACATTGTCGTGAATGGGCAGCCGATTGAGGCTTATTTCTCAAGAGAGACGGGGCGGATGATTATTCACCAACCGCTCGTACTAACAGATCAACTACATACTTTTGACATTAAAGTATCTGTACAAGGTAGCGGTGAAATGGGGCAGGCTGGTGCTATACGGCATGGTGTTACCCGTGCATTGATTGATTGCGCTCCAGAACTTAAACCCGTGCTTTCCAAAGCGGGTTTTGTCACACGTGACGGTCGAGAAGTCGAACGTAAAAAAGTGGGACTACACAAAGCACGCCGCGCTAAACAGTTCTCTAAACGCTAA
- the folD gene encoding bifunctional methylenetetrahydrofolate dehydrogenase/methenyltetrahydrofolate cyclohydrolase FolD gives MTAQILDGKSVAKICSNRTKIVVDTLRSKGFRAPKLAVILVGHDPASSLYVRNKRIACEAVGITSVIHQLPYDTDQRLLTQHIHQLNNEEDVDGILIQLPLPPHILTQAIIEEIAFQKDVDGLHPYNMGRFDAGLPLLRPCTPQGIVYMMNHYGLLIKGKKSVVVGRSRIVGRPMALELLACQSTVVICHSHTQHLPEEIADADLVVACLGKPRYISGEWIKKGAIVIDVGIHRLPDHTICGDVDWSTAKQRASWITPVPGGVGPMTIAMLLVNTVMAMQKRLHITEPPTL, from the coding sequence ATGACTGCTCAAATATTAGATGGTAAATCGGTTGCTAAAATATGTAGTAACCGTACGAAAATAGTGGTCGACACGCTTCGCTCAAAAGGGTTTCGTGCGCCAAAATTAGCCGTCATATTAGTTGGTCATGATCCAGCTAGCAGCCTATATGTACGCAATAAGCGCATTGCCTGTGAAGCAGTTGGGATTACTTCCGTTATCCACCAATTACCTTACGATACGGATCAGCGCCTGCTCACGCAACATATCCATCAATTAAATAATGAAGAGGATGTAGATGGCATCTTGATTCAATTGCCTTTACCGCCACATATCTTGACTCAAGCTATCATTGAAGAAATCGCTTTCCAGAAAGATGTTGATGGATTACATCCTTACAATATGGGACGATTTGACGCTGGTTTACCTTTACTTCGTCCCTGTACACCACAAGGCATCGTGTACATGATGAACCATTACGGTTTATTGATCAAAGGCAAAAAATCTGTAGTGGTCGGTCGATCGCGTATCGTCGGTCGCCCAATGGCGCTTGAATTACTCGCTTGCCAATCGACTGTCGTTATCTGTCATAGCCATACTCAGCATTTACCGGAAGAAATTGCCGATGCTGACCTTGTTGTAGCTTGCTTAGGAAAACCACGCTACATTTCAGGAGAATGGATTAAGAAAGGCGCAATTGTCATTGATGTTGGTATCCATCGTTTACCCGATCACACGATTTGTGGTGATGTAGATTGGTCAACCGCAAAGCAACGCGCATCATGGATTACACCAGTCCCTGGTGGTGTTGGTCCGATGACTATTGCAATGCTGCTTGTTAATACCGTTATGGCCATGCAAAAACGACTACATATTACCGAGCCACCTACCTTGTAA
- a CDS encoding thermonuclease family protein, which produces MMIKSKTITLLLAWLLLANPVLADVCQSVAVAITDGDTIKAYCQGKKVSIRLAAIDAPEKKQAYGKAAKDYLAALVQDKPLTIDIVDEDHYGRLVGNIFIDKVYINLQMVQSGYAWVYTDYQDAVAKGWLENLLSAQIDAKKHKRRLWQDEKPKAPWHYRKHAKKPGRLGTLWNKLMKLFN; this is translated from the coding sequence ATGATGATAAAATCTAAAACGATCACCTTATTACTTGCATGGCTATTATTGGCTAATCCCGTATTAGCCGATGTCTGCCAATCTGTGGCTGTTGCTATTACCGACGGCGACACTATCAAGGCATATTGCCAAGGCAAAAAAGTCTCTATTCGGCTTGCAGCGATTGATGCCCCGGAAAAGAAACAAGCGTATGGTAAAGCAGCTAAAGATTATTTAGCTGCTTTAGTGCAAGATAAACCATTGACAATTGATATTGTTGACGAAGATCATTACGGTCGTCTAGTTGGTAATATCTTCATTGATAAAGTCTATATCAATCTACAAATGGTGCAATCGGGTTATGCTTGGGTATACACCGATTACCAAGATGCCGTTGCTAAAGGATGGCTCGAAAACCTATTATCAGCGCAAATCGACGCTAAAAAGCATAAAAGAAGGCTTTGGCAAGATGAAAAACCAAAAGCGCCTTGGCATTATAGGAAGCATGCTAAAAAACCGGGGCGTCTTGGTACGCTATGGAATAAATTGATGAAGCTATTCAATTAA
- a CDS encoding bifunctional (p)ppGpp synthetase/guanosine-3',5'-bis(diphosphate) 3'-pyrophosphohydrolase: MIHPTYNVTEILDQARDPLAWLRSLCAQQNAEEKCRLTHAFQVAQTCYGDAVLPDMGLPIFQHAVATAALVAELHLFNEAIIAALLFKMPLFKADWRPWITTHFGEACAILVNDVHQLQKLMTFMPNDLPKTRRLATNQAEVFRKMLLAMANDIRVVLIKLAWRTQTMYALQYCQSPVLQYRIAQETQWIFSPLANRLGIWQVKWFLEDYSFRYLEPEAYQDIVDLLHAHLKERQQYINKIAQQLTQHLASAGIASDITGRPKHVFSIWRKMHQKQLDFANLYDLFAVRLLVHTIEDCYTALGLVQDLWQPIASEFNDYITHPKPNGYQSLHTAVIGPDNKSVEVQIRTFAMHTYAELGVASHWRYKEGGTREIAYDKKIAWLRQLLGWQEELFGQAASHTTSDFQTKLFHDVVYVMTPAGHVIALPNGSTPIDFAYALHTDVGHCCRGAKIDGHIAPLSTALKNGQCVEILTKKTGKPSVNWLHAGWVKSNKAIAKIRQYIREQNMENERLRGKQLLDKCLSRQGSATINQQLLAEKLGFAKLDNLHLALGQDNFSIQTIVQHLSDQLPTVADTKTQLVPAKISQQHSKGHGILIEGVENLSTVLAKCCRPAPPDTIVGWVTKQRGISIHRQDCVLGGRLALQNKDRLLKATWSDRSAHSMFLINIEIVAIDRTGLLQDISHAFALAKLNVVALNTVAKNARKKFIFTVEVHHVQDLPHTINLLLQIPDIATVRRV, translated from the coding sequence ATGATTCATCCTACTTACAATGTGACTGAGATTCTCGATCAAGCCCGCGATCCGTTGGCATGGTTACGTTCTTTATGTGCACAGCAAAACGCTGAAGAAAAATGTCGATTAACGCATGCTTTTCAAGTGGCGCAAACTTGTTATGGCGATGCGGTTTTACCTGATATGGGTTTACCCATTTTTCAGCATGCAGTTGCCACAGCTGCTTTAGTAGCTGAATTGCATTTATTCAATGAGGCCATTATTGCAGCTTTACTCTTTAAAATGCCCTTGTTCAAAGCCGATTGGCGGCCATGGATTACTACGCATTTTGGTGAGGCTTGCGCTATTTTAGTCAATGATGTTCATCAATTACAAAAATTGATGACTTTTATGCCTAATGACTTACCTAAAACAAGGCGTTTGGCAACCAATCAAGCCGAAGTATTTCGCAAAATGCTGTTGGCGATGGCGAATGATATCCGTGTGGTATTGATTAAATTGGCTTGGCGTACACAAACGATGTACGCTTTACAGTATTGTCAGTCGCCAGTACTGCAATATCGTATTGCACAAGAGACGCAATGGATTTTTTCGCCACTAGCCAATCGACTTGGTATTTGGCAGGTCAAATGGTTTTTGGAGGACTATAGTTTTCGCTATCTGGAACCCGAGGCGTATCAGGATATTGTTGATTTGCTTCACGCCCATCTGAAAGAGAGGCAGCAGTATATCAACAAAATAGCGCAACAGCTAACTCAGCATCTCGCTTCAGCTGGTATAGCTTCGGATATCACAGGGCGACCAAAACATGTTTTTTCAATTTGGCGGAAAATGCACCAAAAACAACTGGATTTTGCCAATTTATATGATCTATTTGCTGTGCGCTTGCTTGTTCATACGATCGAAGATTGTTATACGGCGCTTGGTCTTGTGCAGGATCTATGGCAGCCTATTGCTAGTGAATTTAATGACTACATTACGCATCCTAAGCCGAATGGTTACCAGAGTTTACACACAGCAGTGATAGGTCCGGATAATAAATCTGTTGAAGTGCAAATCCGCACTTTTGCCATGCATACTTATGCTGAGTTAGGTGTGGCGTCGCATTGGCGGTATAAGGAAGGCGGCACAAGAGAAATTGCTTATGACAAAAAGATTGCTTGGTTGCGCCAATTATTAGGCTGGCAGGAGGAATTATTTGGTCAAGCAGCCAGTCATACGACTTCAGATTTTCAAACAAAGCTATTTCATGATGTAGTTTATGTGATGACTCCAGCTGGCCATGTGATTGCGTTACCAAATGGCTCAACACCTATTGATTTTGCCTATGCTCTCCATACGGATGTTGGTCATTGTTGCCGAGGTGCAAAAATTGATGGGCATATCGCCCCGCTTTCTACAGCACTAAAAAATGGACAGTGTGTTGAAATCTTAACCAAAAAAACGGGCAAACCATCGGTTAATTGGTTGCATGCAGGATGGGTGAAAAGCAACAAGGCAATTGCTAAGATCCGTCAATATATTCGCGAACAAAATATGGAAAATGAACGTTTACGTGGGAAGCAACTGTTAGATAAATGTCTGTCAAGACAGGGTAGCGCTACGATTAATCAGCAATTACTTGCTGAAAAATTAGGTTTTGCCAAACTTGACAACCTTCATCTTGCATTAGGACAAGATAATTTTTCAATACAAACTATTGTGCAGCACCTATCAGATCAGCTACCCACGGTAGCTGATACAAAAACGCAGCTTGTCCCAGCCAAAATTAGTCAGCAACATTCAAAAGGGCATGGTATTTTGATAGAAGGTGTTGAGAATTTAAGTACTGTATTAGCTAAGTGTTGTCGACCTGCGCCACCTGATACCATTGTAGGATGGGTTACCAAGCAACGAGGTATTTCGATACATCGGCAAGACTGTGTGCTGGGTGGGCGACTTGCCTTACAAAATAAAGACCGCCTACTGAAAGCAACGTGGTCAGATCGTTCAGCACATAGTATGTTTTTGATCAATATTGAAATTGTAGCTATAGATCGAACAGGATTGCTACAGGATATTTCCCATGCCTTCGCGCTCGCTAAACTTAATGTGGTTGCTTTGAACACGGTGGCCAAAAATGCTCGTAAAAAATTTATTTTTACGGTGGAAGTACATCATGTACAGGATCTGCCGCATACAATCAATCTATTGTTGCAGATTCCAGATATTGCCACAGTAAGAAGAGTTTAG
- the pncB gene encoding nicotinate phosphoribosyltransferase, whose amino-acid sequence MNATHPAPIIESLLDTDLYKFTMLQVILHQFPQAHGEYAFQCRNAPLYPLSELYDALDAQLDALCQLRFNQEELNFLRTLRFIKPDFVDYLELFHLQRRFVQLTIEPPYNLVIRIKGPLVQSMFFEIFILSIVNELYYQRFDDSSVRQEGQKRLEKKINKMRQIAPLSRQNKFNPFLVFDFGTRRRFSRTWHRHVVTTLHQALPEIFRGTSDVYLAWKLGITPIGTMAHEFMQAFQALDDVRLRNFQKAALETWVQEYRGDLGIALSDVVGVDAFLRDFDLYFAKLFDGLRHDSGDPIKWGEKIVQHYQSLRIDPTTKMLTFSDGLDIDKAIMLYQHFGKKIRTSFGIGTNLTNDMGIEPLQIVLKLVRCNGQSVAKLTDSPGKTMCDDDTFVAYLRQTFDIPTPIFDSKKKQCC is encoded by the coding sequence ATGAATGCAACCCATCCCGCTCCTATTATTGAGTCCTTATTAGATACCGACTTATATAAATTCACCATGCTGCAAGTTATCTTGCACCAATTTCCTCAAGCACACGGCGAATATGCGTTTCAATGTCGCAATGCGCCACTTTACCCATTATCTGAACTTTATGATGCTTTAGATGCACAGTTGGATGCATTGTGCCAATTACGGTTTAACCAAGAAGAACTCAATTTCTTGCGTACGTTACGCTTCATTAAACCCGATTTTGTCGATTACTTAGAGCTTTTCCATCTACAGCGTCGATTTGTACAGCTAACAATCGAACCACCATACAATTTAGTCATCCGTATTAAAGGTCCGCTGGTACAGTCCATGTTTTTTGAAATTTTTATTCTCTCTATAGTCAACGAATTATATTACCAGCGCTTTGATGATTCATCCGTGCGACAAGAAGGTCAAAAACGGCTGGAGAAAAAAATTAATAAGATGCGCCAAATTGCTCCGCTATCCAGACAAAATAAGTTCAATCCTTTTTTGGTTTTTGATTTTGGGACACGTCGTCGATTTAGCCGTACTTGGCATCGACATGTTGTTACAACACTTCACCAAGCTCTACCAGAAATATTCCGAGGCACAAGCGATGTATATTTAGCATGGAAGCTAGGCATTACGCCAATTGGCACGATGGCACATGAATTCATGCAAGCCTTCCAAGCATTGGATGACGTGCGTCTGCGCAACTTTCAAAAAGCCGCTCTGGAAACTTGGGTTCAAGAATACCGAGGCGACTTGGGTATTGCCTTGAGTGACGTAGTAGGGGTCGATGCTTTTTTACGCGATTTTGATCTTTACTTTGCAAAACTATTTGATGGATTACGTCATGACAGCGGGGATCCCATAAAGTGGGGAGAAAAAATCGTCCAGCACTATCAATCGCTTCGTATTGATCCGACAACGAAAATGCTCACCTTTAGCGATGGATTAGACATTGATAAAGCCATTATGCTTTACCAGCATTTTGGCAAAAAAATCCGTACGAGCTTTGGTATTGGTACCAACCTGACCAATGATATGGGCATTGAGCCACTACAGATCGTGTTAAAATTAGTGCGCTGTAATGGTCAGTCTGTAGCAAAATTGACCGACAGTCCAGGCAAAACAATGTGCGATGATGATACGTTTGTCGCCTATTTAAGACAAACTTTTGACATTCCAACACCCATTTTTGATAGCAAGAAAAAGCAATGTTGTTGA
- the rplM gene encoding 50S ribosomal protein L13: MKTFSAKPQDVKREWLLVNAENRILGRVASAIALRLRGKHKPEYTPHVDMGDFIVVINASKLQVTGNKVSDKKYYSHSGYPGGIHESTFLQMQEKFPERVLVKAVKGMLPKGPLGYAMLKKLKVYAGSEHPHCAQEPRVLDI, translated from the coding sequence ATGAAGACTTTTTCAGCAAAACCGCAAGACGTTAAACGCGAGTGGCTACTTGTCAACGCAGAAAATCGCATATTGGGTCGAGTTGCGTCAGCTATTGCGCTACGCTTACGTGGCAAGCATAAGCCAGAATATACTCCCCATGTTGATATGGGTGATTTTATTGTGGTTATTAATGCCAGTAAACTTCAGGTCACGGGTAACAAGGTATCAGATAAGAAATATTACAGCCACTCAGGTTATCCAGGCGGGATTCATGAGAGTACCTTTTTGCAAATGCAAGAAAAGTTTCCAGAAAGAGTGCTAGTGAAAGCAGTCAAAGGCATGTTACCCAAGGGTCCTTTGGGCTATGCAATGCTAAAAAAACTCAAAGTTTATGCAGGGAGTGAGCACCCGCATTGTGCGCAAGAGCCTCGTGTGTTAGATATTTGA
- a CDS encoding ABC transporter ATP-binding protein codes for MQPAISFCHVHKSFGALKAVDDIHFDIMPGEFFALLGPNGAGKTTLISILAGLVRQDIGQTSILGYDTLLQSTQAKRHIGVVPQELTFDPFFTIKEALYFQSGYFGLNHNQSWIDEVITRLALTDKVDVRIRKLSGGFKKRLMIAQALVHRPNVIVLDEPTAGVDIELRQSLWVFIRELNQMGHTILLTTHYLEEAEALCNRVAILKQGKLILLENKEKLLQRTKERIVTMRLSRALPTTFPAKWIYEEQTDNYVFHLDTLNTLADIMVAIRQSDIAIREIHIADMKLEDAFVTIMHQDDKK; via the coding sequence ATGCAGCCCGCTATTTCGTTTTGCCATGTTCATAAATCTTTTGGTGCACTCAAGGCAGTTGATGATATTCACTTTGACATCATGCCTGGGGAATTTTTTGCGCTACTTGGGCCTAATGGCGCCGGTAAAACAACGCTCATCTCAATTTTAGCAGGACTTGTTCGCCAAGACATAGGGCAAACATCGATTTTGGGCTATGACACGCTTTTACAATCAACTCAAGCCAAGCGACATATTGGGGTTGTACCACAAGAATTAACTTTTGATCCATTTTTTACGATTAAAGAAGCGCTTTATTTTCAGTCAGGTTACTTTGGGTTGAACCATAATCAGTCTTGGATTGATGAAGTCATCACAAGGCTTGCACTGACCGACAAAGTAGATGTACGTATCCGTAAGTTATCGGGCGGATTCAAAAAGCGATTGATGATTGCGCAGGCATTGGTACACCGCCCAAACGTCATTGTGCTTGATGAACCAACAGCAGGTGTTGATATTGAGCTACGGCAAAGTTTATGGGTATTTATTCGAGAACTCAATCAAATGGGGCACACCATTTTATTAACAACACACTACTTGGAAGAAGCAGAAGCATTGTGTAATCGTGTAGCTATATTGAAGCAAGGTAAATTGATCCTACTAGAAAACAAAGAAAAGCTTCTTCAACGCACCAAAGAACGCATTGTAACGATGCGCTTATCTCGTGCTTTGCCTACAACATTTCCAGCAAAATGGATTTATGAAGAACAAACTGACAATTATGTATTCCATTTAGATACACTCAATACACTAGCGGATATTATGGTTGCTATTCGGCAATCTGATATCGCTATCAGAGAAATTCATATTGCTGACATGAAACTAGAAGACGCATTCGTTACCATCATGCATCAGGATGATAAAAAGTGA
- a CDS encoding ABC transporter substrate-binding protein, giving the protein MVAVCRFFLFLLPFLATIVYANKTLIFCSEGSPSGFDPGQYHSSIDYDASAETLFNRLIQFKRGSTILKPALATHWTVSQDGLTYTFHLRRGVPFHTTDYFKPTRDFNADDVVFTFERMRNPRHVFRLMYPTEFPLFSDIGLDKNIIGVFKVDPHTVRFVLRRPDAVFVHNLSLCFASIHSFEYAQQLYKKRQASQINLKPIGTGPFILKSYKRNQQIRYVANKRYWDKSPDGQVKLDALIFSITPESKIRAQKIKSGECHVTVNPKPEELLTLKQHPDINLMSQTGFNISYLAYNTQKKPLNQRLVRQALDMAIDKGAILKAIYKDQAIQIANPMPPKQWGYNAMVSNTPYNPRLAKQLLDKAGYSHGFSIKLFAMSTQRPYNPNGRLMAEMIQADWQKIGVKTIIATPEWGRYTQLAKSGEHDAMLYGWMGNADPDTWLGTFLTCSAVKGSNYTKWCHQSFDTLIIKAKTTHNLPERIKLYQAAQRIVHAQVPMTLLASTIVHQPVRKEVVNFKIGLFGTNAFYGVGLQ; this is encoded by the coding sequence ATGGTCGCTGTTTGTCGATTTTTCTTGTTTTTATTACCCTTTTTGGCAACGATTGTGTACGCCAATAAAACGCTTATTTTTTGCTCAGAAGGCTCGCCAAGTGGATTTGATCCGGGTCAATATCATAGCAGTATTGATTATGACGCTTCAGCTGAAACACTCTTTAACCGTCTCATCCAATTCAAACGAGGCTCAACAATACTAAAACCTGCCTTAGCAACACATTGGACAGTCTCCCAAGATGGTTTAACCTATACCTTCCATTTAAGACGTGGTGTTCCATTCCATACCACGGATTACTTTAAACCCACAAGAGATTTTAATGCTGATGATGTGGTGTTTACCTTTGAAAGAATGAGGAATCCTAGACATGTCTTTCGATTGATGTATCCGACGGAGTTTCCCTTATTCAGTGATATAGGGCTTGATAAAAATATCATTGGCGTGTTTAAGGTAGATCCTCATACCGTTCGATTTGTATTGCGTAGGCCTGATGCTGTTTTTGTTCATAATTTGTCCTTATGTTTTGCCTCCATTCACTCCTTTGAATATGCTCAACAACTCTATAAAAAAAGACAAGCCTCCCAAATCAACTTAAAACCCATTGGCACTGGTCCTTTTATACTGAAAAGCTATAAAAGAAATCAACAGATTCGTTATGTCGCGAACAAAAGATATTGGGATAAAAGTCCTGATGGACAAGTCAAATTAGATGCTTTGATCTTTTCGATTACACCCGAAAGTAAGATTCGAGCACAGAAAATAAAAAGTGGGGAGTGTCATGTAACCGTTAACCCCAAACCGGAAGAACTGCTTACTTTAAAACAACATCCCGATATTAATCTGATGTCACAGACAGGTTTTAATATCAGTTACCTTGCTTACAACACACAAAAAAAACCCCTTAACCAACGTCTTGTTCGTCAAGCATTGGATATGGCGATTGACAAAGGCGCCATTTTAAAGGCAATTTATAAAGATCAGGCAATACAAATAGCCAACCCCATGCCACCTAAACAGTGGGGATATAACGCTATGGTTTCGAATACACCTTACAATCCTAGACTAGCCAAGCAACTACTTGATAAGGCTGGCTATTCACATGGCTTTAGTATTAAGCTTTTTGCGATGTCTACACAACGCCCTTATAACCCAAACGGCCGCTTAATGGCAGAGATGATTCAAGCTGATTGGCAAAAAATCGGCGTTAAAACTATTATTGCGACCCCTGAATGGGGACGGTATACCCAACTTGCCAAATCGGGTGAACATGATGCGATGCTGTACGGTTGGATGGGTAATGCGGATCCAGACACTTGGCTAGGTACTTTTTTAACCTGTTCAGCAGTCAAAGGAAGTAACTACACAAAGTGGTGTCATCAATCATTTGATACGCTCATCATCAAAGCAAAAACAACCCACAACTTGCCGGAGCGTATCAAGCTTTATCAAGCAGCACAACGTATCGTCCATGCGCAAGTACCCATGACACTTCTAGCAAGTACTATTGTGCATCAACCTGTCCGAAAAGAAGTAGTCAATTTTAAGATCGGATTATTTGGAACCAATGCGTTTTATGGCGTTGGGTTACAATAG
- a CDS encoding dipeptide ABC transporter ATP-binding protein, whose product MTSVLTVRKLSRSYATSNNPWKKSHRLQALADVTFDLEKGKTLAVVGESGCGKTTLAKQITFIEEPDEGDIFLNGNLVHYRNKHQVKKIRHKIQMVFQNPYGSLNPRQKIYQQIEEPLCINMQMNAKERAELVYSIMEKVGLRIEHGFRYPHMFSGGQCQRIAIARAMILKPQILIADEPTSALDVSIQAQILNLFMDLQDTLSTAYLLISHNLSVVEHIANDVIVMYLGRIVEKSNKSFLFKRPLHPYTQALLSATPFLDPKKRQIRIKVSGELPSLLNPPTGCSFHERCSHAIERCIHEAPTLRNMLHDHWVACHRAEEINI is encoded by the coding sequence ATGACGTCTGTGTTAACAGTGCGCAAGCTAAGTCGTAGCTATGCAACTTCCAATAATCCTTGGAAAAAAAGCCATCGCTTGCAGGCTCTTGCTGACGTTACTTTTGATCTTGAAAAAGGTAAAACCTTAGCAGTGGTAGGAGAATCAGGTTGTGGTAAAACAACATTAGCTAAACAAATCACCTTCATTGAAGAACCGGATGAAGGCGATATTTTTCTTAATGGCAATCTTGTTCATTACCGCAATAAACACCAAGTTAAAAAAATACGCCATAAAATACAAATGGTATTTCAAAACCCTTATGGTTCACTTAATCCACGCCAAAAAATTTACCAGCAAATTGAAGAGCCTTTGTGCATTAATATGCAGATGAATGCAAAAGAACGTGCAGAGCTTGTTTATTCCATAATGGAAAAGGTGGGATTACGCATTGAACATGGTTTTCGCTACCCTCATATGTTTTCAGGTGGACAGTGTCAGCGCATTGCTATTGCAAGAGCAATGATATTAAAACCTCAAATTCTCATTGCAGACGAGCCAACCAGTGCACTCGATGTATCGATTCAAGCGCAAATCCTTAATTTATTTATGGATTTGCAAGATACTTTAAGCACTGCTTACCTTTTAATTTCTCACAACCTATCAGTTGTGGAGCATATTGCAAATGATGTTATCGTGATGTATTTGGGTCGCATTGTAGAAAAATCTAATAAATCTTTTTTATTTAAACGTCCACTTCACCCTTATACACAGGCATTATTATCCGCAACACCTTTTTTAGACCCTAAAAAACGTCAAATACGGATAAAAGTCTCGGGCGAGTTGCCAAGCTTGCTGAATCCGCCGACAGGTTGCTCGTTTCATGAGCGTTGCTCTCATGCCATAGAACGTTGTATACACGAGGCACCCACACTACGTAACATGCTTCATGATCACTGGGTAGCCTGCCATCGTGCGGAAGAAATCAATATCTAG